The proteins below are encoded in one region of Meriones unguiculatus strain TT.TT164.6M chromosome 18, Bangor_MerUng_6.1, whole genome shotgun sequence:
- the LOC110549530 gene encoding serpin B8 encodes MDELCEANGSFAISLLKMLGEKDKLRNVFFCPLSLSSALAMVYLGAKGNTAAQMSQVLGLSEDEDVHQHFQTLLTEVNKTGTQYLLKSACQLFGEESCDFLSTFKESCQKFYQAGLEELSFVKDTEGCRKHINDWVVEKTEGKISEILSPGAVCPLTKLVLVNAMYFKGKWKAQFDRKYTRGMAFKTNQERKTVQMMFKHAKFKMGRVDEVNMDVLSLPYADEDLSMLILLPDENTDLAVVEKALTYEKFRAWTNPENMTESKVQVFFPRLKLEESYDLESSLQSLGMIDAFEETKADFSGMTTKKNVPVSKVSHKCFVEVNEEGTEAAATTAVIRNARCCRVEPRFCADRPFLFFILHHKTSSILFCGRFSSP; translated from the exons ATGGATGAGCTCTGTGAAGCCAATGGCTCTTTTGCCATCAGCCTATTAAAAATGTTGGGTGAAAAAGACAAGTTACGGAACGTGTTTTTCTGCCCCCTGAGTTTGAGTTCTGCCCTGGCCATGGTCTACCTCGGAGCCAAAGGAAACACCGCTGCCCAGATGTCCCAG GTGCTTGGTTTGAGTGAAGATGAAGATGTTCACCAACATTTCCAGACACTCCTCACCGAAGTTAACAAAACTGGCACTCAGTACTTGTTAAAAAGTGCTTGCCAACTCTTTGGAGAAGAATCATGTGATTTCCTTTCG ACCTTCAAGGAATCCTGCCAGAAGTTCTATCAGGCAGGGCTGGAAGAGCTGTCCTTTGTTAAAGACACGGAAGGGTGCAGGAAGCACATCAATGACTGGGTGGTGGAAAAGACTGAAG GTAAAATTTCTGAAATCCTGAGTCCTGGAGCGGTCTGCCCACTGACTAAGCTGGTTCTTGTGAATGCCATGTATTTCAAAGGGAAGTGGAAGGCTCAGTTTGACAGGAAGTACACAAGGGGCATGGCCTTCAAGACTAACCAG gaGAGAAAAACAGTGCAGATGATGTTCAAGCATGCGAAATTTAAGATGGGGCGTGTGGATGAGGTGAACATGGATGTCCTGTCTCTGCCCTACGCAGACGAGGACCTGAGCATGTTAATTCTGCTCCCTGATGAAAACACTGATCTCGCTGTG GTGGAAAAAGCACTCACATACGAGAAGTTCCGAGCCTGGACAAACCCAGAAAACATGACAGAAAGCAAAGTTCAGGTTTTTTTCCCCAGATTAAAGCTGGAGGAGAGTTACGACCTGGAGTCTTCTCTTCAGAGTCTGGGAATGATAGATGCCTTTGAGGAAACCAAGGCAGACTTTTCTGGAATGACAACTAAGAAGAATGTGCCTGTGTCCAAGGTCTCCCACAAGTGCTTTGTAGAGGTCAACGAGGAAGGCACTGAGGCAGCTGCGACCACTGCAGTTATCAGGAATGCCCGGTGCTGTCGAGTAGAACCGAGGTTCTGTGCAGACCGCCCATTCCTCTTCTTCATCTTGCACCACAAAACGAGCAGCATCTTGTTCTGTGGCAGGTTCTCTTCTCCATAA